One Candidatus Korarchaeum sp. genomic region harbors:
- a CDS encoding PFL family protein encodes MPKYDANEVSEIVEMLSFQNLDVRSVTLGVSLLPALRHEDIAEGVHSVLLERASKLSEAVERVSKRLGVRIVTKRVAVSPVCDLIDSRASNIEEARRLGLRIAEQLERAAKELGIDYVGGYAAFVDSGFSLGDLGVIQSIPEALSLTERVSSLVNAASTMHGINLDAVSMMGDIVKVTAELSNGRGCARLGVFVNAVSGIPFIPGAFHDGREEDPVINVAISGPGVVESVVKLSEGGDIRTIHDSIKRASFKITRLGELVGREVAREMGVKFGSVDLSLAPTPAVGDSVAEVLKAMGVSEVGAPGSVLALAVLTDAVKKGGAMATSSVGGLSGAFIPVSEDSGMAEAARKGFLSLQVLMAMAAVCSTGLDMIPIPGDVESHVISAIIGDVMALGVVLDKTLGVRLIPVPGAEEGDEVHFGGLLGSSPVLKVPKLGSERLLARGGVVPPMVNRLLRG; translated from the coding sequence ATGCCGAAGTACGACGCCAATGAGGTATCCGAGATAGTGGAGATGCTCTCCTTCCAGAACTTGGACGTGAGATCGGTCACGTTAGGTGTCAGCCTGCTCCCGGCCCTGAGGCATGAGGACATAGCTGAGGGTGTCCACAGCGTGCTACTCGAGAGGGCCTCGAAGCTCAGCGAGGCAGTAGAGAGGGTATCTAAGAGGTTAGGAGTGAGGATCGTGACTAAGAGGGTAGCGGTGAGTCCTGTATGCGATCTCATAGACTCTAGAGCCTCTAACATAGAGGAAGCCAGGAGGCTGGGATTGAGAATAGCTGAACAGTTGGAGAGAGCTGCTAAAGAGCTTGGGATAGATTACGTGGGTGGTTATGCTGCTTTCGTTGACTCAGGATTCTCCCTGGGGGATTTGGGTGTCATCCAATCGATACCCGAAGCGCTCTCGCTGACGGAGAGGGTCTCCTCGCTGGTCAACGCGGCCTCAACGATGCACGGCATAAACCTCGATGCCGTCTCCATGATGGGCGATATCGTTAAGGTTACCGCTGAGCTGAGTAACGGAAGGGGATGCGCTAGGCTCGGGGTCTTCGTAAACGCTGTTAGCGGTATTCCCTTCATTCCAGGAGCTTTTCACGATGGTAGAGAGGAGGATCCCGTCATAAACGTTGCGATAAGCGGTCCAGGGGTTGTAGAGAGCGTAGTTAAACTCTCCGAGGGAGGAGACATAAGGACAATCCACGATTCGATAAAGAGGGCTTCCTTCAAGATAACCAGGTTGGGTGAGCTCGTCGGGAGGGAGGTTGCCAGGGAGATGGGGGTTAAGTTCGGGTCCGTCGACCTCTCGCTGGCCCCCACTCCAGCGGTAGGGGATAGCGTGGCTGAGGTCCTCAAGGCCATGGGGGTGAGCGAGGTCGGGGCCCCGGGGAGCGTTCTGGCCTTGGCTGTGCTCACCGATGCCGTCAAGAAGGGAGGCGCCATGGCTACGTCCTCGGTCGGGGGCCTGAGCGGCGCCTTCATACCGGTGAGTGAGGACTCAGGCATGGCTGAGGCAGCTAGGAAGGGGTTTCTGAGCCTGCAGGTGCTGATGGCAATGGCCGCTGTCTGCAGCACCGGGCTGGACATGATACCCATCCCCGGGGATGTTGAGAGCCACGTGATATCAGCTATAATAGGGGACGTGATGGCCCTGGGCGTGGTGCTCGACAAGACGCTGGGAGTTAGGCTCATCCCTGTTCCGGGAGCTGAGGAGGGAGATGAGGTCCACTTCGGCGGGCTTCTGGGATCATCCCCCGTCTTGAAGGTCCCCAAACTCGGGTCGGAGCGCTTACTGGCTAGAGGGGGAGTGGTCCCCCCAATGGTCAACAGGCTGCTCAGGGGGTGA
- a CDS encoding ACT domain-containing protein, protein MSNELAIVTVLGVDKPGIVAEISSALAGANVNIIDISMTVLRGFFSMIMVVDISRSELDLNSLREELERRGERVGVKVLVLHESVLRFMQRV, encoded by the coding sequence ATGTCAAATGAGTTAGCCATAGTTACCGTGCTGGGCGTCGATAAACCCGGCATAGTGGCGGAGATATCCTCAGCTTTAGCTGGAGCTAACGTTAACATCATAGACATATCGATGACCGTGCTCAGGGGGTTCTTCTCGATGATAATGGTGGTGGACATCTCGAGGAGCGAGCTAGATCTGAACTCCCTCAGAGAGGAGCTAGAGAGGAGAGGTGAGCGTGTGGGTGTTAAGGTTCTAGTACTTCACGAGAGCGTTCTCAGGTTCATGCAGAGGGTGTGA
- a CDS encoding ASCH domain-containing protein, which yields MKVLRFKGKYKHAIASGRKRATVRRESDLKPGDFVLIEAGGERLGEALIRCVEEIVVDELSDEIAREDGFESLSELLNELGSIYGVEALRSGNKFKLIRFELRRE from the coding sequence CTGAAGGTCCTCAGGTTCAAGGGAAAGTACAAGCATGCTATAGCTTCCGGTAGGAAGAGAGCTACGGTCAGGAGGGAAAGCGACCTGAAACCCGGGGATTTTGTTCTGATAGAGGCTGGAGGGGAGAGGTTGGGTGAGGCCCTGATAAGGTGCGTTGAGGAGATCGTGGTGGACGAGCTAAGCGATGAGATCGCTAGGGAGGACGGTTTCGAGAGCTTAAGTGAACTCCTGAACGAGCTCGGGTCGATATACGGCGTTGAAGCTTTAAGGAGCGGGAACAAGTTTAAGTTGATAAGGTTCGAGCTCAGGAGGGAGTGA
- a CDS encoding nucleoside-diphosphate kinase, whose product MRALSHFDRRDPLEREVFSRLKEIFLSEADDEHLRALDSFTFALLKPDTFARGLVPEVMERLKDSGFLIGAIKLTEMDPAMIDELYMFVKQRYSDSWWIMPKVFNQAPVVAVLLLHEEGDASSRLREVVGPTTPEAGKPGNIRYDMKGANRALNVIHAADDPASALREALVFFEMEEVLDAMLSSESASYDPAELSPEEPISLSRWAFFNSVKVEALDLLEAGRYELQEALDREAEVVSKDLPLDDERIALMEIEARISFKASKLLKELESEAVRIARMPADPSGKGRIAERIEDSIVAARLIELLSDEVKLSREERFDMLLLSALSMGLVSSEWGEVLIHSTWAVMPQMINDLKRANRAVITSLGEA is encoded by the coding sequence ATGAGGGCCCTCTCCCACTTCGATAGGAGGGATCCCCTGGAGAGGGAGGTCTTCTCACGCCTCAAGGAGATCTTCCTCTCAGAAGCCGATGATGAGCACTTGAGAGCCCTGGATTCATTCACCTTCGCACTGCTCAAGCCGGATACCTTCGCTAGAGGGCTCGTCCCCGAGGTCATGGAGAGGCTCAAGGACTCAGGCTTCCTGATAGGGGCGATCAAGCTGACTGAGATGGATCCAGCCATGATAGATGAGCTCTACATGTTCGTGAAGCAGCGTTACTCGGATTCTTGGTGGATAATGCCTAAGGTCTTCAACCAAGCCCCGGTAGTGGCTGTCCTGCTCCTGCACGAGGAGGGTGATGCTAGCTCCAGGCTGAGGGAGGTCGTGGGACCCACCACTCCCGAGGCGGGTAAGCCGGGGAACATAAGGTACGATATGAAGGGGGCAAACAGGGCCCTTAACGTCATACATGCAGCGGACGATCCGGCATCAGCTCTAAGGGAGGCCTTGGTTTTCTTCGAGATGGAGGAGGTCCTGGATGCCATGCTATCTAGCGAGAGCGCTAGCTATGATCCAGCGGAGCTCTCGCCGGAGGAGCCCATCAGCCTCTCCAGGTGGGCCTTCTTCAACTCGGTGAAGGTGGAGGCGCTCGACCTCCTCGAGGCGGGAAGGTACGAGCTTCAGGAGGCCTTGGACAGGGAAGCTGAAGTCGTATCTAAGGATCTCCCCCTGGACGATGAGAGGATCGCCTTAATGGAGATAGAGGCTAGGATATCGTTCAAGGCATCTAAATTGCTGAAGGAGCTTGAATCAGAAGCCGTTAGGATCGCTAGAATGCCAGCAGATCCTTCGGGTAAGGGGAGGATCGCTGAGAGGATAGAGGACTCCATAGTTGCCGCTAGGTTGATAGAGCTGCTGAGCGATGAGGTGAAGCTCTCTAGGGAGGAGCGTTTCGACATGCTGCTGCTATCGGCCCTATCGATGGGCTTGGTGAGCTCGGAATGGGGGGAGGTGCTGATTCACAGCACCTGGGCCGTCATGCCCCAGATGATCAACGACCTGAAAAGGGCAAACAGGGCGGTGATCACCTCATTAGGGGAAGCTTAA
- the trxB gene encoding thioredoxin-disulfide reductase — translation MSLASFVLPQARRADREQDVVIVGGGPGGLTAAIYLARYGLKTLVIERSAPGGKVNVNPLIENYPGFESVSGEELARKMHAHALKCGASVLSPEEVVKLDLGGEMKVVYTGSGREFVARAVVIATGAEERRLGVPGEAELFGKGVSYCAVCDAPFFRGKRVLVVGGGNTAAISALHLSRIASEVILVHRRASMRAERALVDKLRATANVRFRLNSVITRVVGSSKVEGALLKDLGSGEESLVEVDGVFIFVGVEPRSELARESGVEVDERGFIKVDHWQRTNLPGVYAVGDVTGEPMQIAKAVGDGVRAAVDINSRIFGGAS, via the coding sequence ATGAGCCTAGCCAGCTTCGTACTGCCCCAGGCTCGGAGGGCGGATAGGGAGCAGGACGTCGTGATAGTGGGAGGAGGTCCAGGTGGATTGACTGCAGCTATCTACCTGGCTAGGTACGGTCTCAAGACCCTAGTGATAGAGAGAAGCGCTCCCGGAGGTAAGGTCAACGTGAACCCCCTCATAGAGAACTACCCCGGCTTCGAGTCCGTGAGCGGGGAGGAGCTCGCTAGGAAGATGCATGCGCATGCCCTGAAGTGCGGGGCCTCGGTGCTCTCACCGGAGGAGGTGGTGAAGCTCGACCTGGGGGGGGAGATGAAGGTGGTCTACACGGGATCGGGGAGGGAGTTCGTGGCCAGGGCTGTGGTCATAGCTACGGGAGCCGAGGAGAGGAGGCTCGGGGTACCGGGGGAAGCGGAGCTATTCGGTAAGGGAGTTAGCTACTGCGCTGTCTGCGATGCCCCCTTCTTCAGGGGTAAGAGGGTCTTAGTGGTTGGAGGAGGAAATACAGCTGCTATCTCAGCGCTCCACCTCTCCAGGATAGCTAGTGAGGTCATATTGGTTCATAGGAGAGCCAGCATGAGGGCTGAGAGGGCGTTAGTGGATAAGCTGAGAGCTACCGCTAACGTGAGGTTCAGGCTTAACAGCGTGATCACTAGGGTGGTTGGGAGCAGCAAAGTAGAGGGAGCTTTACTGAAGGACCTGGGAAGCGGGGAAGAGAGTTTAGTGGAGGTGGATGGCGTCTTCATATTCGTCGGGGTCGAGCCCAGGAGCGAGCTAGCCAGGGAGTCCGGTGTCGAGGTCGACGAGAGGGGGTTCATAAAGGTGGATCACTGGCAGAGGACCAACTTACCCGGGGTCTACGCCGTAGGAGATGTGACTGGCGAGCCCATGCAGATAGCTAAGGCCGTCGGAGATGGCGTGAGGGCCGCTGTAGATATAAACAGCAGGATCTTCGGGGGAGCTTCATAG
- a CDS encoding APC family permease: protein MGEAPTIFVRRSSGLIREVYPKDSLIYNIYFTAYFTALVFVYLIALYVVPAQALVPGLMLSTVLFAFQVLVYALMSTAMPRSGGDYVIISRALHPLLGFISSWNWFIWLAFWFAFGGYTFSCVALSTMLMTLGLVTNNASLVSLGEELANPIPSLIVGTLIMVTFLLLTSFGLRRFLKVQLVTFVVGVVGVLIGLIYLASCDPAAYASTLNKLMSQYTGIPDTYNAIIDAAKGLGWGTERVYGFTIEHLIKVLPAAYLAVPWTMGTVFIAGEVAQVRRAQLIGGVGGLAFIGGLTVLIAFLLQKAMGIEFLSAFSYLFYNPPENLNIPIQPYFNTLAFLIIENPLLNLWANLGFIFLGWMYMAQNLLNDSRLLFAWSFDRLIPEKFAEVSERFKSPIYALLTVFIIAEIFLFAIIFVPELQVISSIMALSFSVIIMSLAAIFFPYLRREMFERCEVNWRVFGVPVITILGALSLTVNLIANYYWITDPNYGAVNDISVAAMLTVILVGIVIYSIGIYRMKRKGIDVSKVYTQLPPV from the coding sequence ATGGGAGAGGCGCCAACGATCTTCGTGAGGAGATCCTCCGGCCTCATCAGAGAAGTTTATCCTAAGGATTCCCTCATATACAATATCTACTTCACGGCATACTTCACCGCACTAGTCTTCGTCTACCTAATAGCCCTCTACGTAGTCCCGGCACAAGCCCTAGTACCGGGGTTAATGCTCTCAACGGTCCTGTTTGCTTTCCAAGTTCTAGTTTATGCTCTGATGTCGACGGCGATGCCCAGGAGCGGTGGAGATTACGTGATAATAAGTAGAGCGTTGCACCCACTCTTGGGCTTCATCTCCAGCTGGAACTGGTTCATCTGGCTAGCATTCTGGTTTGCATTCGGTGGTTATACGTTTTCCTGCGTCGCTCTCTCTACGATGCTCATGACCCTGGGGCTTGTAACGAACAACGCCTCCCTGGTATCCCTTGGAGAGGAGCTAGCGAATCCGATCCCCTCTCTGATCGTCGGTACCCTCATAATGGTGACGTTCCTCCTCTTGACGTCATTCGGCCTCAGGAGGTTCCTGAAGGTGCAACTGGTCACGTTCGTAGTGGGTGTGGTAGGGGTTCTGATAGGCCTGATCTACCTGGCGTCATGCGACCCTGCCGCATACGCCTCTACGCTCAACAAGCTGATGAGCCAATACACCGGGATCCCTGATACCTACAACGCGATAATAGATGCTGCTAAGGGCTTAGGATGGGGAACAGAGAGGGTTTACGGGTTCACAATAGAGCACCTGATAAAGGTGCTCCCGGCAGCTTATCTAGCTGTCCCCTGGACGATGGGAACTGTTTTCATAGCGGGCGAGGTAGCTCAGGTCAGGAGAGCTCAGTTGATAGGAGGAGTAGGTGGATTAGCATTCATAGGCGGTCTTACGGTCCTGATAGCTTTCCTCCTTCAGAAGGCCATGGGCATTGAGTTCCTTTCAGCTTTCTCGTACCTATTCTACAACCCTCCGGAGAACCTAAATATACCGATACAGCCTTACTTCAATACCCTAGCTTTCTTGATCATAGAAAACCCATTACTGAACTTATGGGCGAATCTGGGGTTCATCTTCTTGGGTTGGATGTATATGGCCCAGAACCTCCTGAACGACAGTAGGCTGCTCTTCGCTTGGTCCTTCGATAGGCTAATCCCTGAGAAGTTCGCTGAGGTGAGCGAGAGGTTTAAGTCCCCAATTTACGCACTTCTCACCGTTTTCATAATAGCAGAAATCTTCCTATTCGCTATAATCTTCGTTCCTGAGTTACAAGTGATCTCCAGCATAATGGCGCTTTCCTTCTCAGTCATCATAATGTCATTGGCCGCGATATTCTTCCCCTACCTGAGGAGGGAGATGTTCGAGAGGTGTGAGGTGAATTGGAGGGTATTTGGGGTCCCCGTGATAACGATATTGGGCGCCCTATCCCTCACAGTGAACTTGATCGCTAACTACTACTGGATAACGGATCCGAACTACGGTGCGGTGAATGACATCTCAGTAGCGGCGATGCTGACCGTGATACTGGTGGGCATCGTGATATACTCGATCGGCATATACAGGATGAAGAGGAAGGGAATCGATGTATCTAAAGTCTACACGCAGCTCCCACCGGTCTGA
- a CDS encoding STT3 domain-containing protein, with translation MADRERIKGLAIDIIAMISSYILGVLIRALPTFKYGANLTADDPLLHYRITDYLVRNGHLPTYDPLSWHPWSFNPTEVLPVLHYYTGAVIYRIASLLGFSDLYTVVVYVPVFFAPLVVIPLYLTSKELWGRGGAITSAFAISLSWAYLSRSLAGWYRHEQFAIPLLMCSFYFTLKAMRSSEEWKVVAYSGLSGAFLVYASGIWAGFRALYDGYALIMFLLLLLNRLSWRNALALGIPPLYVLIASLGALPNLAYRRLYVSFESTLVWASLLAALVYLTLPKFGFERRRREVSIAAGLVLLTAFLGLGIYQPLTGRLMRVLFPSVKLPQGNVVETVAEHGAGESFESFTTLLVPASLGLLSMMVERWRREEELTLTVMTFVSLYFAVSMVRLPPLAAPFLALCSGYFTQRLLVFSEPYMRRVRALERSKVRRGSSLPLARKLTMLRVPVLLMILLVVLPVALQGHIREYGGEFSSYVLSYEEAMNYPLGFSEGWKDALSWLKNNSRPDEVAISWWDYGYWLQLGSGSVTLADGLTINSSQITLIAKAFMGPEERMLDLASRFNASYVIVDVPAEVGSFSGGGKWMAMAWIAGHFQYSPYRADEVRKWLAQDMPKFFYYDSVSGRYIPTDYALNTTLYKMALASIGMGRMNYFELVHVGKNQGYVEVAVFRVKGG, from the coding sequence TTGGCCGATAGGGAGAGGATCAAGGGCCTAGCTATCGATATTATCGCGATGATCTCCTCCTACATCTTAGGAGTCCTGATAAGGGCTTTACCTACTTTCAAGTACGGAGCTAATCTGACGGCGGACGATCCACTCCTCCACTACAGGATCACTGACTATTTGGTGAGGAACGGTCATCTACCCACTTACGATCCCCTATCCTGGCACCCTTGGAGCTTCAACCCTACTGAAGTGCTTCCCGTCCTTCACTACTACACCGGGGCCGTCATCTACAGGATAGCTTCTCTCCTCGGTTTCAGCGACCTCTACACGGTGGTAGTTTACGTACCCGTCTTCTTCGCCCCCCTGGTGGTGATACCGCTCTACCTCACGTCTAAGGAACTCTGGGGGAGAGGGGGTGCCATAACGTCGGCGTTCGCCATCTCCCTATCTTGGGCCTACCTCAGCAGATCCCTAGCTGGCTGGTACAGGCATGAGCAATTCGCTATCCCTCTCCTCATGTGCTCCTTCTACTTCACGCTCAAGGCGATGAGATCGAGCGAGGAATGGAAGGTGGTGGCTTACTCGGGGCTGAGCGGCGCTTTCCTAGTCTATGCCTCAGGTATCTGGGCCGGTTTCAGGGCCTTGTATGATGGCTATGCCCTCATAATGTTTCTACTGCTCCTCTTAAACAGGCTCAGCTGGAGGAACGCCTTAGCGCTGGGGATACCACCTCTTTACGTCCTCATCGCCTCCTTGGGGGCTTTACCCAACCTGGCTTACAGGAGGCTCTACGTGAGCTTCGAGAGCACGTTAGTATGGGCCTCTCTGCTGGCTGCCCTCGTTTACCTGACCCTTCCCAAGTTTGGGTTTGAGAGGAGAAGGAGGGAGGTTTCAATAGCAGCTGGATTAGTCCTCCTAACCGCGTTCCTCGGGCTGGGTATCTACCAACCGCTCACCGGCAGGTTGATGAGGGTACTCTTCCCCTCGGTGAAGCTCCCTCAGGGCAACGTGGTCGAGACGGTAGCTGAGCACGGAGCGGGTGAGAGCTTCGAGTCCTTCACCACGCTCCTCGTACCGGCCTCGCTTGGGCTTCTCTCGATGATGGTCGAGAGGTGGAGGAGGGAGGAGGAGCTCACGCTTACGGTCATGACCTTCGTATCCCTGTACTTCGCCGTAAGCATGGTCAGGCTCCCGCCGCTAGCGGCCCCCTTCCTGGCCCTCTGCTCCGGCTACTTCACCCAGAGGCTGTTGGTCTTCTCCGAGCCCTACATGAGGAGGGTGAGGGCCCTGGAGAGGTCTAAGGTCAGGAGGGGATCCTCCCTTCCGTTGGCCAGAAAGCTAACTATGCTGAGGGTTCCCGTCCTGCTGATGATCCTCCTGGTGGTGCTCCCAGTGGCGCTGCAGGGGCACATAAGGGAGTACGGTGGTGAGTTCAGCAGCTACGTTCTCTCATACGAGGAAGCAATGAACTATCCGCTGGGGTTCAGCGAGGGATGGAAGGACGCTCTTAGCTGGCTTAAGAATAACAGCAGGCCTGATGAAGTGGCCATATCGTGGTGGGACTACGGGTACTGGCTGCAGTTGGGCTCGGGAAGCGTGACCCTGGCCGATGGTCTGACCATAAACTCGAGCCAGATAACGCTCATAGCTAAGGCCTTCATGGGCCCTGAGGAGAGGATGCTCGACCTAGCTAGCAGGTTCAACGCTAGCTACGTCATCGTTGACGTGCCGGCCGAAGTTGGGAGCTTCTCCGGAGGGGGGAAGTGGATGGCGATGGCTTGGATAGCTGGCCATTTCCAGTACAGCCCCTACAGGGCCGATGAGGTGAGGAAGTGGCTCGCCCAGGACATGCCAAAGTTCTTCTACTACGACAGCGTTAGCGGGAGGTATATACCAACTGACTACGCTCTGAACACCACGCTCTACAAGATGGCCCTGGCTTCGATAGGCATGGGTAGGATGAACTACTTCGAGCTCGTGCACGTCGGGAAGAACCAGGGCTACGTTGAGGTAGCGGTGTTCAGGGTGAAGGGGGGATGA
- a CDS encoding DUF711 family protein has product MRFRSVTLHLRDPEDFPSYSDYLLKLSERLGSMSARVVSSEPSDDLDVELKAVHSGTGPSAFGRAWELLKDGYFTSISLGGNSTDLLRAADFIFRISEDLGPEYATMFALSSSDPPEGPYFPVTKAESFGMSFSLLYPSDLYGVLAEAEEPQAVLGYALSRIFSEAHSEVRRATSDLGEEVPFLGMDFSLSPWMEESSARVVSLLARSPFLGPGTPSAIAELNSRIDEASRGLRRLGFNELMLPMAEDDVLKEAALNLEMTARDLALLTPYCLAGLDMVVLPLSVSRTDLAKLIGDVVTSGRVKGRTVGVRVILVEAEPGEEVNLGRFGKVPVMML; this is encoded by the coding sequence ATGAGGTTCAGGTCCGTCACGCTCCACCTGAGGGACCCTGAGGACTTCCCATCGTACTCGGACTACCTCCTCAAGCTCTCCGAGAGACTGGGCTCCATGTCCGCCAGGGTCGTTTCGAGCGAACCCTCCGACGATTTGGATGTTGAGCTGAAGGCCGTTCACTCCGGAACTGGACCCTCAGCATTCGGGAGAGCATGGGAGCTCCTTAAGGATGGTTACTTCACCTCAATATCCCTGGGAGGCAACTCAACTGACCTCCTGAGGGCGGCTGATTTCATATTCAGGATATCTGAGGATCTGGGTCCTGAGTACGCCACTATGTTCGCTCTGAGCTCAAGCGATCCCCCTGAGGGCCCATACTTCCCGGTGACGAAGGCTGAGTCCTTCGGGATGAGCTTCTCGCTCCTCTACCCATCCGATCTCTACGGGGTTCTAGCGGAAGCCGAGGAACCTCAGGCAGTGTTGGGCTACGCCCTCTCCAGGATCTTCAGTGAAGCTCATTCGGAGGTGAGGAGAGCGACATCGGATCTCGGGGAGGAAGTCCCTTTCCTGGGGATGGACTTCTCCCTCAGCCCCTGGATGGAGGAGAGCTCAGCCAGGGTGGTGAGCTTGCTCGCCAGATCCCCCTTCCTGGGACCCGGGACCCCCTCGGCAATAGCTGAGCTCAACTCGAGGATAGATGAGGCATCGAGGGGCTTGAGGAGGCTGGGGTTCAATGAGCTCATGCTCCCGATGGCGGAGGACGATGTCCTCAAGGAAGCAGCTCTAAACCTCGAGATGACCGCTAGGGACTTAGCACTACTCACTCCCTACTGCTTAGCTGGCTTGGATATGGTGGTGCTCCCGTTGAGCGTGAGCAGGACGGATCTAGCGAAGCTGATAGGTGACGTCGTGACGTCGGGTCGCGTGAAGGGGAGGACTGTGGGGGTGAGGGTGATACTGGTTGAGGCGGAACCCGGGGAGGAGGTGAACCTGGGGAGGTTCGGGAAGGTCCCGGTCATGATGCTATGA
- a CDS encoding acetamidase/formamidase family protein produces the protein MRRVSKENVIYTFSPKHKPVEAVSPGDYVLFETEDAFGGQVRGEETPPDKLDWSKVDGATGPVYVEGAEPGDTLVIDVLDIKLQERGAIAVIPGYGGLSHLGFSPKAKVVRIDRSFVYFDDLRIAVKPMIGTIGVAPEDGEIQTGYPGRHGGNMDVSELGIGSRLYLPVFCKGALLALGDLHAVQADGELCVSAIESPGEVLVKLDLIKGRRGSWPILETEESFQVISAGRSLDEAMREAAEEAVKALMRARRIPFEEAYMLGSLLVNLRINQVVDPLLGVRAVIPKSLVSINDFLT, from the coding sequence ATGAGGAGGGTAAGTAAGGAGAACGTGATATACACGTTCAGCCCAAAGCATAAACCAGTTGAAGCAGTCAGTCCGGGAGATTACGTGCTATTTGAGACGGAAGATGCGTTCGGTGGCCAAGTGAGAGGGGAAGAGACCCCTCCAGATAAACTCGACTGGTCTAAAGTCGATGGAGCTACAGGACCCGTTTACGTAGAGGGGGCGGAGCCCGGGGATACTCTAGTGATCGATGTACTCGATATAAAGCTTCAGGAGAGGGGTGCCATAGCCGTGATACCCGGATATGGGGGCTTATCTCACCTCGGCTTCTCACCTAAGGCGAAGGTCGTGAGAATAGACAGAAGCTTCGTTTACTTCGACGACCTCAGGATCGCTGTGAAACCCATGATAGGTACGATAGGCGTCGCTCCGGAGGATGGTGAGATCCAAACTGGCTATCCCGGAAGGCACGGGGGTAATATGGATGTGAGCGAGCTTGGGATAGGGAGTAGGCTTTACCTCCCGGTCTTCTGCAAGGGAGCGTTGCTGGCTTTAGGAGACCTCCACGCTGTTCAGGCGGATGGTGAGCTCTGTGTATCGGCTATAGAGTCCCCTGGTGAGGTGCTGGTGAAGTTAGACCTCATAAAGGGTAGGAGGGGTAGTTGGCCTATCCTAGAGACTGAGGAAAGCTTTCAAGTGATATCAGCCGGTAGGTCCCTGGATGAGGCGATGAGGGAGGCTGCAGAGGAAGCGGTCAAAGCTTTGATGAGGGCTAGGAGGATCCCCTTCGAGGAAGCCTACATGCTAGGGAGCCTCCTGGTGAACCTGAGGATAAATCAAGTGGTGGATCCCCTGCTAGGTGTGAGAGCAGTGATCCCGAAGAGCTTAGTTAGTATAAATGACTTCTTAACATAA